One Triticum dicoccoides isolate Atlit2015 ecotype Zavitan chromosome 5B, WEW_v2.0, whole genome shotgun sequence genomic window carries:
- the LOC119309536 gene encoding probable indole-3-pyruvate monooxygenase YUCCA11, giving the protein MAQAAEGDKPQEEEEHEEEVIIVGAGPSGLAAAACLSLRGVRSLVLERDDCVGSLWRNRTYDRIRLHLAKQHSALPHAPHGPAALTYLPRDDFVRYLDDYAARFGVRVRLRREVREARFDEARGAWVVEAVDHATGLVERYAARYLVAAAGENDEKVLPEVPGLDGFPGNVMHACEYRTGKGMEGKAVLVVGSGNSGMEIAYDLAEAGAATSIIIRSELHLVTKEIWNVAMTLYRYLPLWLIDRIVLLMCSVVFGDTSRYGLRRPAIGPFSMKIHTPAYPVVDVGTYAKIKTGEIQVLPAMKAVHGNVVEFADGKRHPFDAIVFATGYRSTTKKWLKSDDGLIGEDGMARRSFPEHWKGENGLYCAGMVRRGLYGSCEDAESIAEDISKKKKPDQA; this is encoded by the exons ATGGCGCAGGCGGCGGAGGGGGACAaaccacaggaggaggaggagcacgaggAGGAGGTGATCATCGTCGGGGCGGGCCCGTCGGGCCTGGCGGCCGCCGCGTGCCTGTCGCTGCGCGGGGTGCGGAGCCTCGTCCTGGAGCGCGACGACTGCGTGGGGTCGCTGTGGCGGAACCGCACCTACGACCGCATCCGCCTCCACCTCGCCAAGCAGCACTCGGCGCTGCCGCACGCGCCGCACGGCCCCGCGGCCCTGACCTACCTCCCGCGCGACGACTTCGTGCGCTACCTCGACGACTACGCGGCCCGCTTCGGCGTCCGCGTCCGGCTCCGCCGCGAGGTCCGCGAGGCCCGCTTCGACGAGGCGCGGGGCGCGTGGGTCGTCGAGGCCGTCGACCACGCCACCGGGCTGGTGGAGCGCTACGCCGCGAGGTACCTGGTGGCCGCCGCTGGGGAGAACGACGAGAAGGTGCTGCCGGAGGTGCCGGGGCTGGACGGCTTCCCCGGGAATGTGATGCACGCCTGCGAGTACCGGACGGGCAAGGGGATGGAGGGGAAGGCGGTGCTCGTCGTCGGGTCCGGCAACTCCGGCATGGAGATCGCCTACGACCTCGCCGAGGCCGGCGCCGCCACCTCCATCATCATCCGCAGCGAG CTCCACCTTGTGACCAAGGAGATCTGGAACGTGGCGATGACGCTATACAGGTACCTGCCGCTGTGGCTGATTGACAGGATCGTGCTGCTCATGTGCAGCGTCGTGTTCGGGGACACCTCCCGCTACGGCCTCCGCCGGCCCGCCATTGGGCCCTTCTCCATGAAGATCCACACCCCAGCCTACCCTGTCGTTGACGTCGGCACCTATGCCAAGATCAAGACCGGCGAGATCCAG GTCCTGCCGGCGATGAAGGCTGTGCATGGGAACGTCGTGGAGTTTGCAGACGGCAAGCGGCACCCGTTCGATGCCATCGTCTTCGCCACCGGCTACCGGAGCACAACCAAGAAGTGGCTCAAG AGTGACGATGGGCTGATAGGCGAGGACGGGATGGCGCGGCGGAGCTTCCCGGAGCACTGGAAGGGGGAGAACGGCCTCTACTGCGCGGGGATGGTGAGGAGGGGCCTCTACGGGAGCTGTGAGGACGCCGAGTCCATAGCCGAGGACATCAGCAAGAAGAAGAAGCCAGATCAAGCCTGA